From Eptesicus fuscus isolate TK198812 chromosome 22, DD_ASM_mEF_20220401, whole genome shotgun sequence, a single genomic window includes:
- the LOC103291108 gene encoding histone H2A type 1 — MSGRGKQGGKARAKARSRSFRAQLQFPVGRIHRLLRKGNYAERIGAGAPVYLAAVLEYLTAEILELAGNASRDNKKTRIIPRHLQLAIRNDEELNRLLGGVTIAQGGVLPNIQPVLLPKKTESHHKAKGK, encoded by the coding sequence ATGTCTGGGCGCGGCAAGCAGGGTGGCAAGGCCCGTGCCAAGGCCAGATCACGCTCCTTTAGAGCCCAGCTGCAGTTCCCCGTGGGCCGAATCCACCGGCTGCTCCGCAAGGGCAACTATGCGGAGCGCATTGGGGCCGGTGCGCCCGTGTACCTGGCGGCCGTGCTGGAGTACCTGACGGCCGAGATCCTGGAGCTGGCGGGAAACGCGTCCCGCGACAACAAGAAGACGCGCATCATCCCGCGCCACCTGCAGCTGGCCATCCGCAACGACGAGGAGCTCAACAGGCTACTGGGCGGTGTGACCATCGCGCAGGGCGGCGTGCTGCCCAACATCCAACCCGTGCTGCTGCCCAAGAAGACCGAGAGCCACCACAAGGCCAAGGGCAAGTGA
- the LOC103291110 gene encoding histone H2B type 1-A gives MPELASKGATISKKGFKKAVTKTQKKEGKKRKRSRKESYSIYIYKVLKQVHPDTGISSKAMSIMNSFVNDIFERIAGEASRLAHYNKRSTITSREIQTAVRLLLPGELAKHAVSEGTKAVTKYTSSKL, from the exons ATGCCGGAGCTGGCTTCAAAGGGCGCCACCATTTCCAAGAAGGGCTTTAAGAAAGCCGTAACCAAGACACAGAAGAAAGAGGGCAAGAAGCGCAAGCGCAGCCGCAAGGAGAGCTACTCGATTTACATCTACAAGGTGCTCAAGCAGGTGCACCCTGACACTGGCATCTCCTCCAAGGCCATGAGCATCATGAACTCTTTCGTCAATGATATTTTCGAGCGCATCGCGGGCGAGGCATCGCGCCTGGCACATTACAACAAACGCTCGACCATAACCTCTCGCGAGATCCAGACGGCCGTGCGCCTGCTACTGCCCGGCGAGTTGGCCAAGCACGCTGTGTCCGAGGGCACCAAGGCCGTCACCAAGTACACCAGCTCCAA ACTATAA
- the LOC103291109 gene encoding histone H2B type 1-A-like, producing MPELASKGATISKKGFKKAVTKTQKKEGKKRKRSRKESYSIYIYKVLKQVHPDTGISSKAMSIMNSFVNDIFERLSAEASRLAHYNKRSTITSREIQTAVRLLLPGELAKHAVSEGTKAVTKYTSSKAQLRFPVGRVHRLLHNGNYAERIGAGASVYLAAVLEYLAAEILELAGNAARHNRKTRIAPRHLQLAIRNDEELSKLLGKVTIAQGGVLPNIQAVLLPKKTESHHKAKGK from the exons ATGCCGGAGCTGGCTTCAAAGGGCGCCACCATTTCCAAGAAGGGCTTTAAGAAAGCCGTAACGAAGACACAGAAGAAAGAGGGCAAGAAGCGCAAGCGCAGCCGCAAGGAGAGCTACTCGATTTACATCTACAAGGTGCTCAAGCAGGTGCACCCTGACACTGGCATCTCCTCCAAGGCCATGAGCATCATGAACTCGTTTGTCAATGACATTTTTGAGCGTCTCTCTGCTGAGGCGTCGCGCCTGGCGCATTACAACAAGCGCTCGACCATAACCTCTCGCGAGATCCAGACGGCCGTGCGCCTGCTGCTGCCCGGCGAGTTGGCCAAGCACGCTGTGTCCGAGGGCACCAAGGCCGTCACCAAGTACACCAGCTCCAA GGCCCAGCTACGGTTCCCAGTGGGACGTGTGCACCGCCTGCTGCATAACGGCAACTACGCGGAGCGTATCGGCGCCGGCGCGTCTGTGTACCTGGCGGCCGTGCTGGAGTACCTGGCGGCCGAAATCTTGGAGCTGGCGGGCAACGCGGCCCGCCACAACAGGAAGACACGCATCGCCCCGCGCCACCTGCAGCTGGCCATCCGCAACGACGAGGAGCTCAGCAAGCTGCTGGGCAAGGTGACCATCGCGCAGGGCGGCGTGCTGCCCAACATCCAGGCCGTGCTGCTGCCCAAGAAGACCGAGAGCCACCACAAGGCCAAGGGCAAATAA